Proteins found in one Seonamhaeicola sp. S2-3 genomic segment:
- a CDS encoding Na(+)-translocating NADH-quinone reductase subunit F: MSKPLTEQELHNLAMNHVGKDLEQRGFEFIAVNSKLKKHPQFVCIDKNSQYYFVIVKAVLLPDNPNNYDVVWMESFKKHAREHKAKVLYAGVGLGNPKGESLPIYLNEEYLLEYNGIQVLDTHLN; this comes from the coding sequence ATGAGTAAACCACTTACAGAACAAGAGTTGCATAATTTAGCAATGAATCATGTTGGAAAAGATTTAGAACAACGTGGTTTTGAATTTATAGCCGTTAACAGTAAATTAAAAAAACACCCACAATTTGTGTGTATTGACAAGAATAGTCAGTACTATTTTGTTATAGTAAAGGCTGTGTTACTACCAGATAATCCTAATAACTATGATGTTGTTTGGATGGAATCTTTTAAAAAACACGCTAGAGAACATAAGGCTAAAGTGTTATATGCAGGAGTTGGTTTGGGAAATCCTAAAGGAGAAAGTTTACCCATATATTTAAATGAAGAATACTTGTTAGAGTACAACGGAATACAAGTTTTAGATACACACCTAAATTAA